In a single window of the Papaver somniferum cultivar HN1 chromosome 8, ASM357369v1, whole genome shotgun sequence genome:
- the LOC113305868 gene encoding uncharacterized protein LOC113305868, which translates to MNEFRSWIYDNGLVEADAIGKKYTWSNCRSGAQRIVSKHDRAVVNDAWYYKYANWRCFMQLVKENWNLELNGAPPFVFTSKLKRLKEDELKLETENDLLDYNPADEFQFLKVADAKKAVDDVRTELEVMLKMKSRVTWLEDGDQNTCFFHNSIRMRRSQNTISELKVSNDTTLFLQDEIKDFIVNHYQAKFNGGDVNIDPVLFDIEHESISVAESAFMDAIPSLEEVRVAVFDLGADSAPGPDGYTGSFYRKCWDIISGDLFNAIANCWSVRKIPNGINSSFIVLIPKDKKSDAIKDYRPIGLSNFFFKIITKIMATRLGTVLNKLISEEQVAFMKGRNIHENIALASELTNEINTKSKHGNVGLKLDIAQAFDTVSWDFIAEVFRQYGFSDSWCNWVLNILSSARISIMINSCPESYFSITRGLCQGDPLSPLIFVLIEDVLSHNLSKLFANRSMNVMVSKKDVAPTHLLFVDDILIFYRGNLHSFQNLKSMLALYQHASGQCINYAKSKFYYGGDRISRAIDISNYLGMERALFPDKYLGI; encoded by the exons atgaatgagttTCGTAGCTGGATTTATGACAATGGATTGGTTGAGGCTGATGCTATTGGCAAAAAATATACTTGGTCCAATTGTAGAAGTGGAGCTCAAAGAATTGTCTCCAAACATGATAGAGCGGTTGTTAATGATGCTTGGTACTATAAGTACGCTAATTGGAGAT GTTTTATGCAGCTGGTTAAGGAGAACTGGAATTTGGAACTCAATGGTGCGCCCCCTTTTGTTTTTACTTCTAAGCTAAAGAGATTAAAGGAG GATGAATTGAAACTTGAAACTGAGAATGATCTTCTTGATTATAATCCGGCTGATGAGTTTCAATTCCTAAAGGTTGCGGATGCCAAAAAGGCTGTTGATGATGTGAGAACGGAGTTGGAAGTTATGCTTAAGATGAAGTCGAGAGTAACTTGGTTGGAGGATGGCGATCAAAATACTTGTTTCTTTCATAATAGCATCCGTATGAGGAGAAGTCAAAATACCATCTCGGAACTTAAGGTTTCTAATGacactactttgtttttgcaggatgagatAAAGGATTTCATTGTTAATCATTATCAGGCCAAGTTCAATGGTGGTGACGTTAATATCGATCCAGTTTTGTTTGATATTGAACATGAGAGTATTTCAGTTGCTGAAAGCGCTTTCATGGATGCTATTCCGTCTTTGGAGGAAGTTAGAGTGGCGGTTTTTGACTTGGGAGCTGATTCTGCGCCTGGCCCAGATGGCTACACAGGTTCTTTCTACAGAAAGTGTTGGGACATTATTTCTGGAGATCTTTTTAATGCCATTGCAAATTGTTGGTCTGTGCGTAAAATTCCcaatggcattaactctagttttattgttcttatTCCAAAAGATAAAAAATCAGATGCTATTAAAGATTATAGGCCAATTGGCttgagtaattttttcttcaagatcattACTAAGATTATGGCTACCAGGCTTGGTACTGTGCTAAATAAGCTGAtctctgaagagcaagtggcgtttatgaagggtAGAAATATACATGAGAATATAGCTTTGGCGTCTGAATTGACTAATGAGATCAATACAAAAAGTAagcatggtaatgttggcctGAAACTGGATATTGCTCAAGCCTTTGATACGGTTAGTTGGGATTTCATAGctgaagtttttcgtcaatatggctttTCCGATTCTTGGTGCAACTGGGTTCTTAATATCCTTAGCTCAGCTCGAATTTCTATCATGATTAATAGCTGCCCTGAAAGTTACTTCAGTATTACTAGAGGTTTgtgtcaaggtgatcctctttccccTTTAatctttgttcttattgaagatgttttaagtCATAATCTTTCTAAGTTGTTTGCAAATCGTTCGATGAATGTTATGGTTAGTAAAAAAGATGTGGCGCCTACACACCTGCTTTTTGTGGATGATATCCTTATCTTCTACAGAGGTAATCTCCATAGTTTTCAAAATTTGAAGAGTATGCTAGCTTTGTATCAACATGCGTCTGGTCAGTGCATAAActatgccaagagcaagttttattACGGAGGTGATAGAATTTCTCGTGCTATTGATATTTCTAACTATTTGGGTATGGAGAGAGCTTTGTTTCCGGATAAATACTTAGGAATTTAA